Proteins from a single region of Rhodobacteraceae bacterium LMO-JJ12:
- a CDS encoding ABC transporter permease: MLKLEKRPQPSKAFAYLTPLFAVFATMIAGGLLFAALGKNPIEAIRTIFYDPLFGEFAFYYRPQLLVKAAPLILIAIGLSLGFRAGIWNIGAEGQYIMGAIFGAGAGLAFFPTDAWYIFPLMIVAGAFGGWVWAMIPALLKVKFGTNEILVSLMLVYVAEQLLASMSLGLLKNPEGHGFPGSRNLKDYPAAFNDELITGSGMHWGVLTAFLAVIFAYILLNRHMLGFSIRLTGEAPRAARFAGVKPNRLIVFCLGMSGLLAGLAGMFEVSGPSGQISIDFNTGYGFTAIIVAFLGRLHPVGILLAGLLMALTYIGGEIAQGNLGLPAAAIQLFQGMLLFFLLAVDLLTNYRIRLVKREVAQ, encoded by the coding sequence TATCTCACACCGCTGTTTGCAGTGTTTGCAACGATGATTGCAGGCGGCCTGCTGTTTGCTGCGCTGGGCAAGAACCCGATCGAGGCGATTCGCACAATCTTCTATGATCCGCTGTTTGGTGAATTCGCCTTCTACTACCGACCGCAATTGCTGGTCAAAGCCGCGCCACTGATCCTGATCGCCATAGGCCTCTCGCTCGGCTTTCGCGCCGGCATCTGGAACATCGGCGCCGAAGGGCAATACATCATGGGCGCGATTTTCGGCGCCGGAGCGGGGCTGGCATTTTTTCCGACCGACGCCTGGTATATCTTCCCGCTGATGATTGTCGCGGGCGCGTTCGGCGGTTGGGTCTGGGCAATGATCCCGGCGCTCTTGAAGGTAAAATTTGGCACCAACGAGATTCTTGTCTCGCTCATGCTGGTCTATGTCGCCGAACAGCTGCTCGCTTCGATGTCACTTGGACTGTTGAAGAACCCCGAAGGCCATGGCTTTCCAGGCTCGCGCAATCTCAAGGATTATCCGGCGGCTTTCAATGACGAATTGATCACCGGAAGCGGTATGCACTGGGGCGTGTTGACCGCGTTTCTGGCGGTGATTTTCGCCTATATCCTGCTCAACCGCCACATGCTCGGGTTTTCCATCCGGCTTACCGGCGAAGCCCCGCGCGCGGCCCGTTTCGCAGGGGTGAAGCCCAACCGGCTGATCGTCTTCTGTCTCGGTATGTCGGGGCTTCTGGCGGGGTTGGCGGGCATGTTCGAGGTGTCGGGTCCCTCTGGCCAGATCAGCATCGATTTCAATACCGGCTATGGCTTTACCGCGATCATCGTGGCGTTTCTGGGCCGATTGCATCCGGTCGGCATACTGCTGGCCGGGCTGTTGATGGCGCTGACCTATATCGGCGGCGAAATCGCGCAGGGCAACCTGGGCCTCCCGGCGGCTGCGATCCAGCTGTTTCAGGGTATGCTGCTGTTCTTCCTCTTGGCGGTGGACCTTCTGACAAACTATCGCATCCGACTGGTGAAACGCGAGGTAGCGCAATGA
- a CDS encoding BMP family ABC transporter substrate-binding protein translates to MKLTNLLASAAVALGLATAAVAQDKTKVGFIYVGPVGDGGWTYEHDKARQAVEAHFGDKVETVYQESVPEGADAERAITQMALQGANLIFTTSFGYMDPTINVAKKFPNVKFEHATGYKTADNVSVYSARFYEGRAVQGTIAGRMTKSNIVGYIGSFPIPEVIRGINSAYIHAKKVNPDVQFKIVWAFTWFDPAKEADAAKVLIEQGADVILQHTDSTAPHAAAQAAGNVIAFGQASDMAEYAPMPRVSSIIDDWAPYYIARTQAVMDGTWASMSTWDGIGPGMVGIGEISDAVPADVKAEALAMKDAIASGAYHPFTGPLKKQDGSDWLADGEVADDGTLAGMNFYVEGIEGNIPQ, encoded by the coding sequence ATGAAACTTACAAATCTGCTTGCCAGCGCCGCCGTCGCGCTCGGTCTGGCCACCGCTGCGGTGGCTCAGGACAAGACCAAGGTCGGCTTCATCTATGTCGGCCCCGTCGGTGACGGCGGCTGGACCTATGAACACGACAAAGCCCGTCAGGCTGTGGAAGCGCATTTCGGCGACAAGGTCGAAACAGTCTATCAGGAAAGCGTGCCGGAAGGCGCCGATGCCGAACGCGCGATCACCCAGATGGCTCTGCAAGGCGCCAATCTGATCTTCACCACCTCGTTCGGCTACATGGACCCGACGATTAACGTCGCCAAGAAATTCCCCAACGTGAAATTCGAACATGCCACCGGTTACAAGACAGCCGACAACGTGTCAGTTTATTCGGCACGTTTCTATGAAGGCCGCGCTGTACAGGGCACCATTGCTGGCCGCATGACCAAATCCAACATCGTCGGTTATATCGGCTCGTTCCCGATCCCCGAAGTTATCCGGGGCATCAACAGCGCCTATATCCACGCCAAGAAAGTGAACCCCGACGTTCAGTTCAAGATCGTCTGGGCCTTCACTTGGTTCGATCCGGCGAAAGAGGCCGACGCAGCCAAGGTTCTGATCGAACAGGGCGCTGACGTGATCCTACAGCACACCGATTCGACCGCACCGCACGCCGCCGCTCAGGCTGCCGGCAACGTCATCGCCTTCGGCCAAGCATCGGACATGGCCGAATACGCTCCTATGCCACGGGTCTCCTCGATTATTGACGATTGGGCACCCTATTACATCGCCCGCACCCAGGCGGTGATGGATGGCACCTGGGCAAGCATGAGCACTTGGGACGGAATCGGCCCCGGCATGGTCGGCATCGGCGAGATTTCTGATGCCGTTCCTGCAGATGTAAAAGCCGAGGCACTGGCGATGAAAGACGCAATCGCATCGGGGGCCTATCACCCGTTCACCGGCCCACTCAAGAAGCAGGACGGTTCGGATTGGCTGGCTGACGGTGAAGTTGCCGATGATGGCACGCTGGCAGGCATGAACTTCTATGTTGAAGGCATCGAAGGCAACATTCCGCAATAA
- a CDS encoding ABC transporter permease, which translates to MNFSAIDPALLLASLMVAATPILLAAIGELVVERAGVLNLGVEGMMITGAIFGFAVTVESGSPTVGFLAAAVGGALLSVLFALLTQLALANQVASGLALTLFGLGLSSLMGQGYVGVKPPRTQALDIPILSDIPFLGTVLFSHDLLVYFALALVAATWAVLKFSRIGLVLRAVGENHDAAHALGYKVVRIRVLAIMFGGACAGLGGAYISLIRVPQWTEGMTAGAGWIALALVVFASWKPWRVLFGAWLFGGVTVLQLNLQAAGLAIPAEYLSMSPYLITILVLVIMSADRSRAPASLGRIFHASG; encoded by the coding sequence ATGAATTTTTCAGCAATCGATCCGGCCCTGCTCTTGGCCTCGCTGATGGTGGCGGCGACACCGATTCTGTTGGCGGCGATCGGCGAGTTGGTGGTTGAACGCGCAGGTGTGCTGAACCTCGGAGTCGAAGGGATGATGATCACCGGCGCGATCTTCGGCTTCGCAGTGACAGTGGAAAGTGGCTCTCCAACGGTAGGATTCTTGGCTGCTGCGGTGGGCGGCGCGCTGTTGTCGGTGTTGTTTGCACTGCTGACGCAGCTCGCTTTGGCTAATCAGGTGGCCTCGGGGTTGGCGCTGACATTGTTCGGGCTTGGTTTGAGCTCATTGATGGGGCAAGGCTATGTCGGGGTCAAACCGCCGCGCACCCAGGCCCTCGACATCCCGATCCTGAGCGACATTCCGTTTCTGGGCACTGTGCTGTTCAGTCATGATCTGCTGGTCTACTTCGCACTGGCGTTGGTCGCGGCGACATGGGCAGTACTGAAATTCAGCCGCATCGGCCTGGTGCTGCGCGCCGTGGGCGAAAACCATGATGCAGCCCATGCGCTAGGTTACAAGGTGGTGCGGATCCGGGTGCTGGCGATCATGTTCGGCGGAGCCTGCGCCGGGCTTGGCGGCGCTTACATTTCGCTGATCCGGGTGCCGCAATGGACCGAAGGCATGACTGCGGGCGCAGGTTGGATTGCTCTTGCACTGGTGGTCTTCGCCTCGTGGAAGCCATGGCGGGTGTTGTTTGGTGCCTGGCTTTTTGGCGGAGTCACCGTGCTTCAGTTGAATTTACAAGCCGCAGGGCTTGCCATTCCGGCGGAATACCTTTCCATGTCGCCATACCTGATTACCATCCTCGTACTGGTCATCATGTCCGCTGACCGCTCGCGTGCTCCGGCATCGCTCGGTCGCATTTTTCACGCTTCGGGCTGA